In one Candidatus Ozemobacteraceae bacterium genomic region, the following are encoded:
- the atpF gene encoding F0F1 ATP synthase subunit B, producing the protein MSRIRLPLGLLIVLFCLVSPFQMTLSAAELAPTSAMTAEASHGAAQAGGHGEAGMFDIDVRILASQVLNFFILMFVLNRFLFTPIRGVLEERRQRIGEAMDAAEGKNREAAEIKAQYEKKLAGIEQEAYQIRQKAISDAQASRDEILAEAKAKAAGVLDKAQHDISIERQKSWVQLREEVVRLTMAAAERVVEASLDDEKHHALIRRTIDQLERESADGGAA; encoded by the coding sequence ATGTCTCGAATTCGACTGCCGTTAGGCCTTCTCATCGTCCTGTTCTGCCTCGTCAGCCCGTTCCAGATGACGCTGTCCGCTGCTGAACTGGCCCCGACTTCAGCGATGACGGCTGAAGCCTCGCACGGAGCCGCTCAAGCCGGCGGACACGGTGAGGCGGGGATGTTCGACATCGACGTGCGCATTCTCGCGTCGCAGGTATTGAACTTCTTCATTCTCATGTTCGTCCTCAACCGTTTCCTGTTCACGCCCATCAGGGGTGTTCTCGAGGAGCGTCGCCAGCGGATCGGCGAAGCGATGGACGCGGCCGAAGGCAAGAATCGAGAGGCCGCCGAGATCAAGGCACAGTACGAGAAAAAACTTGCGGGCATCGAACAGGAAGCCTATCAGATTCGCCAGAAGGCGATCAGCGACGCTCAGGCTTCCCGTGACGAGATCCTTGCAGAAGCCAAGGCCAAAGCGGCCGGGGTTCTCGACAAGGCTCAGCACGATATTTCCATCGAACGTCAGAAATCGTGGGTTCAGCTTCGCGAAGAAGTCGTGCGCCTGACGATGGCGGCGGCGGAACGCGTTGTGGAAGCCTCGCTCGACGACGAGAAACACCATGCCCTCATCCGTCGCACGATCGACCAACTGGAACGCGAATCGGCCGATGGAGGCGCAGCTTGA
- a CDS encoding amylo-alpha-1,6-glucosidase: protein MAAFGRRILGDLMRASQLEWLVTNGLGGFAGSTVIGLNTRRYHGVLIAARRPPVERIALVSRITETLLIDGCEYPLFTARPAGGAHPLGHLHLERFTTDPIPTWTWQLGDVLVVKSLFMIYGQNSTVVTYKIMNGGHEIELRLRPHFLFRDFHGTTYRNAGFLDNTQVTDNSLKLQPFANAPTVHMAWDRGGFVPDARWETANFLSEEAARGLESHEDDFSNGYLRIQNLHGSASVLFSDEPIHAFNPVDLRKREEQRQEQIIEMFPTEDPMIRRLLLAADQFIVDRRSTQSRSIIAGYPWFSDWGRDSLISLPGLTLVTGRFDDARSILRTFALSIRDGLVPNCFADHGSDALYNSVDASLWFFHAVHRFLEYTEDYDFVREHLLASMQAIIEAFITGTRYDIGMDHNDGLILAGNELVQLTWMDAKVDEFVVTPRHGKAVEVNALWYNALRLLTHLLDTYGMPSHDISALARKVRASFRRRFWNPETESLHDVIAHDGTPDRSLRPNQIFAVFLPFSVLEQAEERSVVDTVYRHLYTSHGLRSLAPFERAYTPRFGGDRLTRDKAYHQGTVWGYLIGPFITAYLKAHNASMEAQLRASHMIEPFKLHLEQEGCVGSISEVFDADPPHAAAGCFAQAWSVAELLRCYVEDIKGHRPTLGVAS from the coding sequence CGCCAGGAGGCCACCCGTCGAGCGGATCGCGCTGGTGTCGCGCATTACCGAGACGCTGCTGATCGACGGTTGCGAGTATCCCCTGTTCACCGCCCGCCCCGCCGGCGGCGCCCATCCGCTCGGCCATCTGCACCTGGAGCGGTTCACCACGGATCCCATTCCGACCTGGACCTGGCAGCTCGGAGACGTGCTCGTGGTGAAGAGCCTCTTCATGATCTACGGCCAAAACTCGACCGTCGTGACCTACAAGATCATGAACGGCGGACACGAGATCGAGCTCCGCCTGCGCCCGCACTTCCTGTTCAGAGATTTTCATGGCACGACCTACAGGAACGCCGGCTTTCTCGACAACACGCAGGTCACCGACAACTCGCTCAAACTCCAGCCGTTCGCCAACGCCCCGACCGTCCACATGGCATGGGACCGTGGCGGATTCGTTCCGGATGCGCGCTGGGAAACGGCGAATTTCCTGTCGGAAGAGGCCGCCCGCGGTCTCGAGTCCCATGAGGACGACTTCTCCAACGGCTATCTCCGGATCCAGAACCTGCACGGTTCCGCCTCGGTGCTGTTCTCGGACGAACCGATCCATGCGTTCAATCCGGTGGATCTGCGAAAACGCGAGGAACAGCGGCAGGAACAGATCATCGAGATGTTCCCGACGGAGGATCCGATGATCCGGCGCCTCCTCCTGGCGGCCGACCAGTTCATCGTCGACCGCCGCAGCACTCAAAGCCGTTCGATCATCGCCGGGTATCCGTGGTTTTCCGACTGGGGGCGAGACAGTCTGATCTCCCTTCCTGGACTGACGCTGGTGACGGGCAGATTCGACGATGCCCGTTCGATCCTCAGAACCTTCGCCCTCTCGATACGAGACGGTCTCGTCCCCAACTGCTTCGCCGATCATGGATCCGATGCGTTATATAACAGTGTCGATGCATCACTCTGGTTTTTTCACGCCGTCCACCGTTTTCTCGAATATACCGAAGATTATGATTTCGTCAGGGAGCATCTTCTCGCATCGATGCAGGCGATCATAGAAGCCTTCATCACCGGCACGCGGTATGACATCGGCATGGACCACAACGACGGCCTCATCCTCGCAGGCAACGAACTCGTCCAACTCACCTGGATGGACGCGAAAGTCGACGAGTTCGTCGTCACCCCCCGGCATGGGAAAGCCGTCGAAGTCAACGCCCTCTGGTATAACGCCCTGCGCCTGCTGACGCATCTTCTGGACACGTACGGCATGCCCTCGCACGACATCTCGGCTCTCGCGCGAAAAGTCCGCGCCTCGTTCAGGCGCCGGTTCTGGAATCCCGAGACGGAATCTCTCCACGACGTGATCGCCCACGACGGAACTCCCGACCGCTCGCTCCGGCCGAATCAGATTTTCGCCGTATTCCTGCCGTTTTCGGTTCTCGAGCAGGCCGAGGAACGAAGCGTCGTGGACACTGTCTATAGACATCTGTATACTTCGCACGGACTGAGGAGCCTCGCCCCCTTCGAGAGGGCGTATACTCCGAGGTTCGGCGGTGACCGCCTCACCCGGGACAAGGCCTATCACCAGGGAACCGTCTGGGGCTATCTGATCGGCCCCTTCATCACGGCCTATCTCAAGGCGCACAACGCCTCGATGGAAGCTCAGCTGCGCGCCTCCCACATGATCGAGCCGTTCAAGCTCCATCTCGAGCAGGAAGGCTGCGTCGGCAGCATCTCCGAAGTGTTCGATGCAGACCCGCCGCACGCAGCCGCGGGCTGTTTCGCTCAGGCATGGAGCGTCGCGGAACTCCTCCGCTGCTACGTGGAGGACATCAAGGGTCACCGTCCCACCCTCGGAGTCGCGAGCTGA
- the atpH gene encoding ATP synthase F1 subunit delta, protein MKTLVVARRYAEAFLNALGEPRLDAGFAGLKAFMQAGSQEPQLLAVLRQPSIQLERKLALIDSLIPAAEAPLVGEFLKTLLKRHRFDLFPIIAEEAENLYNQRRRITRVHVRSAVALRDEERKRLSTTLAKRVQGQVILHETIEPHLMGGIVLRFEGRVLDASIQTTLKNLKERLNSLSSKFMSGDAPATTVA, encoded by the coding sequence TTGAAGACGCTCGTCGTTGCAAGACGGTATGCCGAGGCGTTCCTGAACGCCCTGGGCGAACCCAGGCTGGATGCCGGATTCGCCGGCCTCAAGGCGTTCATGCAGGCCGGCTCCCAGGAACCGCAGCTCCTCGCCGTCCTGCGCCAACCTTCCATTCAGCTCGAGCGCAAACTGGCCCTGATTGACAGCCTGATCCCGGCCGCCGAGGCGCCGCTTGTGGGAGAGTTCCTCAAGACCCTGCTCAAGCGTCACCGGTTCGACCTGTTCCCGATCATCGCCGAAGAGGCCGAGAATCTGTACAATCAGCGGCGCCGGATCACGCGCGTCCATGTCCGCTCGGCCGTCGCCCTGCGGGACGAGGAGCGGAAGCGTCTCAGCACGACGCTGGCAAAGCGCGTTCAGGGCCAGGTCATCCTCCACGAAACGATCGAACCCCATCTCATGGGCGGAATCGTTTTGCGGTTCGAAGGCCGCGTGCTCGATGCGTCGATCCAGACGACCCTCAAAAACCTCAAGGAACGCCTCAATTCCCTCAGCAGTAAATTCATGAGCGGTGACGCTCCGGCGACGACCGTCGCCTGA
- the atpB gene encoding F0F1 ATP synthase subunit A, with product MHELESKIFYLLGFIPLPPGVVLPLLITATLGLFALLATRRVDLVPRPLQNLAEWIYEQLEGFVTTIVGPDLAAEFVPFFGTVFLYILSENLLGIIPGLKSPTSVFSNCLAMALVIFLMTHYLGFTRQGLGYLKHFWGDVWWMGPLMFPIHVIGELARPISLTLRLFGNIMGEDVVILVLTIYLFPFLVPLPMMFMAIFTSVIQAMVFTILSGIYVSGAAHHADGHAGDGDKSHATHPVKEI from the coding sequence ATGCATGAATTAGAGAGCAAGATATTTTATCTTCTCGGCTTCATTCCCCTTCCCCCCGGAGTTGTCCTGCCGCTCCTCATCACGGCAACTCTCGGCCTGTTCGCGCTGCTGGCGACGCGGCGCGTCGATTTGGTTCCCAGGCCGCTCCAGAACCTGGCGGAGTGGATATACGAACAGCTCGAAGGGTTTGTCACGACGATCGTCGGCCCCGATCTGGCGGCCGAGTTCGTTCCCTTCTTCGGAACGGTCTTCCTCTACATCCTCTCCGAAAATCTGCTCGGCATCATCCCTGGGCTCAAGTCGCCCACAAGCGTCTTTTCCAACTGCCTCGCGATGGCACTGGTGATCTTCCTCATGACCCATTACCTCGGTTTCACCCGACAGGGCCTCGGCTATCTCAAACATTTCTGGGGTGACGTCTGGTGGATGGGCCCACTGATGTTCCCGATTCACGTCATCGGCGAACTTGCCCGTCCGATCAGCCTGACGCTTCGCCTGTTCGGAAACATCATGGGCGAAGACGTCGTCATCCTCGTCCTGACCATCTATCTCTTCCCTTTCCTCGTTCCGCTTCCCATGATGTTCATGGCCATCTTCACCAGCGTCATCCAGGCCATGGTCTTCACCATTCTTTCAGGGATCTATGTTTCCGGAGCCGCCCATCATGCCGACGGGCACGCCGGAGACGGTGACAAATCTCACGCAACTCATCCAGTCAAGGAGATATAA
- the atpE gene encoding ATP synthase F0 subunit C gives MEPITLLRVAEALSAAFAVSIGCSAAAIAQGMAVKQACDSMARQPDLVGELRFTMIIGLAMIESLAIYCLLVSLILLFVRW, from the coding sequence ATGGAACCCATCACCCTCCTACGTGTTGCCGAAGCCCTCAGTGCCGCATTTGCCGTCAGCATCGGCTGCAGCGCCGCCGCCATCGCCCAGGGCATGGCCGTCAAGCAGGCCTGCGACAGCATGGCACGCCAGCCCGACCTGGTCGGCGAACTGCGCTTCACGATGATCATCGGCCTCGCCATGATCGAATCACTGGCGATCTACTGCCTGCTCGTCTCCCTCATTCTCCTCTTCGTCCGCTGGTGA
- the atpA gene encoding F0F1 ATP synthase subunit alpha produces the protein MMPIKPEEIVSVLQKEIGSFSKESKTVDAGIVLQVGDGIARVHGLQQVMAGELVEFANGVRGFVLNLEEDNVGCIIMGSDNGIREGDLVKSTGKIVSVPVGDALLGRVVDPLGQPLDGQSPIVTTETRPTEMNAPNVVQRQPVKEPLQTGIQAIDALIPIGRGQRELIIGDRQTGKTAIAIDTILNQKDTGVICVYVAIGQKSSTVTRIIETLRKHDALKYTIVVSASAADPAPLQFIAPYSGCTMGEYFRDKSKHVLCVYDDLSKHAQAYRQVSLLLRRPPGREAYPSDIFYLHARLLERAAKLSDELGGGSLTALPVIETQAGDFSAYIPTNVISITDGQIILESGLFNSGVRPAINAGLSVSRVGGSAQIKAMKQVAGPLRLELAQYRELAAFAQFSKDLDKATQAQLARGERLVELLKQAQYMPLEVEDQILSIFAATRGYLDSFDKKYITQFKKQLCVYIREKHPEIGFKLHKTKAIDTELDAAMHAGIKEFLEQVFLPSLGTTTSAEGGTPKAEA, from the coding sequence ATCATGCCAATCAAACCTGAAGAAATCGTATCAGTCCTTCAGAAGGAAATCGGTTCATTCTCGAAGGAGTCGAAAACCGTCGATGCCGGCATCGTCCTGCAGGTCGGCGACGGCATTGCCCGCGTGCATGGTCTTCAGCAGGTGATGGCCGGCGAACTCGTCGAGTTCGCGAACGGCGTGCGCGGTTTCGTGCTCAATCTCGAAGAGGACAACGTCGGCTGCATCATCATGGGTTCCGACAACGGCATCCGCGAAGGCGACCTGGTCAAGTCGACCGGGAAGATCGTTTCGGTGCCCGTCGGCGACGCACTGCTGGGCCGCGTCGTCGATCCACTGGGACAGCCGCTCGACGGCCAGAGTCCGATCGTGACGACCGAAACCCGGCCCACCGAGATGAACGCCCCGAACGTCGTGCAGCGCCAGCCCGTGAAGGAACCGCTTCAGACCGGCATCCAGGCTATCGACGCCCTGATCCCGATCGGAAGAGGTCAGCGCGAGCTGATCATCGGCGATCGCCAGACCGGCAAGACCGCCATCGCCATCGACACGATTCTCAACCAGAAGGACACAGGCGTCATTTGCGTCTACGTCGCCATTGGTCAGAAGTCGTCTACGGTCACACGCATCATCGAGACGCTCCGCAAGCACGACGCCCTCAAATACACGATCGTCGTCAGCGCCTCTGCGGCAGACCCTGCTCCTTTGCAGTTCATCGCCCCCTACTCCGGCTGCACGATGGGCGAATATTTCCGCGATAAGAGCAAACATGTGCTCTGCGTCTACGACGATCTCTCCAAGCATGCCCAGGCGTATCGTCAGGTCTCCCTCCTGCTTCGCCGTCCGCCTGGCCGCGAAGCCTATCCCTCGGACATTTTCTACCTGCACGCCCGCCTGCTGGAGCGAGCTGCGAAGCTGAGCGACGAGCTCGGCGGCGGCTCCCTAACGGCGCTTCCGGTCATCGAGACGCAGGCAGGCGACTTCTCCGCCTATATTCCGACGAACGTCATCTCGATCACCGACGGTCAGATCATTCTCGAAAGCGGCCTCTTCAACAGCGGCGTCCGCCCAGCCATCAACGCGGGTCTGTCGGTCTCGCGCGTCGGCGGCAGCGCCCAGATCAAGGCCATGAAACAAGTGGCAGGCCCCCTCCGGCTCGAGCTGGCCCAATATCGAGAATTGGCCGCATTCGCCCAGTTCTCGAAGGACCTCGACAAAGCGACCCAGGCGCAGCTCGCGCGCGGTGAACGTCTCGTGGAGCTTCTCAAGCAAGCCCAGTATATGCCGCTCGAGGTTGAGGACCAGATTCTGTCGATCTTCGCAGCAACCCGCGGATATCTCGACAGTTTCGATAAAAAATATATCACTCAGTTTAAAAAACAGCTCTGCGTCTACATCCGGGAAAAGCACCCGGAGATCGGCTTCAAGCTTCATAAGACGAAGGCCATCGACACGGAGCTGGACGCGGCAATGCATGCCGGGATCAAGGAATTCCTCGAGCAGGTGTTCCTGCCGAGTCTCGGCACGACCACATCTGCAGAAGGCGGAACCCCGAAGGCAGAGGCGTAA
- a CDS encoding AtpZ/AtpI family protein: MGPVLTLGINIGVALGLGITFGFAFDRYAGTDPWGLCIGAVFGLAAAIRNAWLVLRRSMDVRGR, translated from the coding sequence ATGGGCCCCGTTCTCACGCTCGGGATCAACATCGGAGTTGCCCTGGGCCTGGGAATAACCTTCGGCTTCGCGTTCGACCGGTATGCCGGGACCGATCCGTGGGGCTTGTGCATCGGAGCCGTTTTCGGGCTTGCAGCCGCGATCCGAAACGCGTGGCTGGTATTGCGAAGGAGCATGGATGTCCGTGGCCGGTGA